From the genome of Pirellulales bacterium:
ACTACCCACTAACCACTAACCACTAACCACTAACCACTCGTCACGCGGCGGCCACGTACGGCTGGCCCAGCGCGGTCATCAACAGCTTGCGGGCGGACGCGAAATAGGCCGGCGAGCGGTCGCAGCCGATGAAGCGGCGGCCGAGCGCGAGACAGGCCAGCCCGGTCGTGCCGCGGCCCATGAAGGGATCGAGCACCACGCCGTCCGGCGGACAACTCGCCGCGATCAAGCGTTGCGGAATTTCCACCGGCCACGAACAGGGATGCTCGTCGCAGCCGCGGGCAGGCGGAATCTGCCACACGGATAGCAGCGTGTTCTCTCGGTCGCTCCACCAGTGCGGCCGGCCGAAGCCGAAGATGTATTCGTGACTCGGCGCGTGCTTCCGGCAATTCAGGGCCATGCTGCCGCGGCGGTCCCAGATGATCTCGCTCCACACGTCGAACGGCAGATAGCGCAGCGGATGAATGCCCCGACCGTCGCGGAACCGCAGCTTGTGATTGACCCAGGCCAGTCCCCGGCTGACGCGCAGCATCTCGGCCACCATCCACGCCAGCCACCTCTGATAGTGCTCTTCGGGCAACCGATCGGCATA
Proteins encoded in this window:
- a CDS encoding site-specific DNA-methyltransferase translates to MRTPDWQSPDGRLELHCCDAADLLRSLQPQSVDIAVSSPPYNTLPRDTRAYGFRRRKRRGDDGWLAKVSQEGYADRLPEEHYQRWLAWMVAEMLRVSRGLAWVNHKLRFRDGRGIHPLRYLPFDVWSEIIWDRRGSMALNCRKHAPSHEYIFGFGRPHWWSDRENTLLSVWQIPPARGCDEHPCSWPVEIPQRLIAASCPPDGVVLDPFMGRGTTGLACLALGRRFIGCDRSPAYFASARKLLMTALGQPYVAAA